The DNA segment TCTTGGAAACCAGCTTCAAAACTAATTAATGCATGGCATGCAGGCGTACCGGCAATTCTTGGGCGTGAGTCTGCCTTCCGCCTTGAGCGAAAAAGTGAACTGGATTATATAGAAATAAATTCCCTTCAAGAAGCACTTGCGGCGCTCCAGCGTCTGCGTAATGATGCACAACTACGTCGTGCAATGATTGGCAATGGTCGAATTCGTTCGCAAGAAAGTCACCCGGCAAAGCTTGTGGCTCAATGGCGCAACTTCTTAACAGATGTAGCTGTTCCAGACTACAATCGCTGGTGTAGGGCATCCAATTTGGCTAGACATACTTTCTTGATCCGCCGCGATCTGGATATTAAAACGCAGGGTATGCGAAGCCAAATCCGCCGTGTAAAGGGACAAATTACAGGTCCTTTGAAATCACTGGTGTCTCAATCTAGAACTTCCCCATCTAAATCGTGAAACAACAAAGCGAACGTCTAGACTGCTGGACTTGAAAGAAGGCTCAGGAAGTTGAAGGATAACAGAGCGGCAGGATGTTCATCATAAATGCGTCTGCCGCTGTTGCTTTCGGGACAAATATATAACCATGATGAGCTATGAGCGATCGCTTACCCCCTATTTATTTTTATATTCCTAAAGGTGATTGGCCCTCAGTCATGCCAAAAAGTGTCGATTCTTATTGGCAGTGGCAGAACAACACAGGAGGAACCTATCGGAGTGGCAAATACAATTGGACATTACAGACGTATCTTTACCTGAAAGCTGATGGTTTTGAGTGTGAATTGATAGATGCTATACCGGCTGAGGGAATTGTCGTAGCCCATCGAGACTTTTTGCCTTTTAATTTGAAGCCAAACCCAAGCGTCTTATTTGTTTGCATTCAGGCAGATAGACCCAATCATCCCTACGCCCAGATTCATCTAGTACAAAATCCCGAAGATGAAAAAATCAGTCAACCTGTGCCTTTGTGGAGTAGTCACTACATCCCTTATTGGCCTCAGCCAGAATTAATTCCTCGCAACCAAGCACGAAGCGATCGCTTTGAAAACGTTGGCTATTTCGGAATCCGGTACAATTTAGCACCTGAGTTAAAAGCTCCATCTTGGGAGCAACAACTGAATGCTTTAGGCTTACGTTGGCAGGTCGTGCCTCCCGATCGTTGGAATGATTATAGCGATATTGATGTAGTTGTCGCTGTACGCAGCTTTAACTATCAAGGGTCGTACATTTGGAAACCTGCCTCAAAATTAGTGAACGCTTGGCACGCAGGTGTACCGATTATTTTGGGTCGAGAATCTGCCTATCAATTTCTACGACAAAATGAATTAGATTATTTAGAGGCTGATTCATTAACTGACTTAGTTTCGGCGCTTAAGCGTCTGCGAGATGATAAAGAATTGCGTCATGCCATCGTTGAAAATGGTCGGGTTCGTGCTGAAACAACACAACCTGCCAAGCTGGTAGCTCAATGGCGTGATTTTTTAACTAATGTGGCGACCCCAGCATATCAGCACTGGCGCACAGCATCAAGCTTATCCAGACAAATATTTTTGCAACGACGTTTCTTTGTAATCAAAATGGATGGGGTGAAACGTCGCCTAGGAGACCTTGTATCTTATACCCCCAAAGATAATAATTGGAATTAATTAAAAGTAGCTGATTTTTCA comes from the Coleofasciculus sp. FACHB-1120 genome and includes:
- a CDS encoding glycosyltransferase codes for the protein MPKSVDSYWQWQNNTGGTYRSGKYNWTLQTYLYLKADGFECELIDAIPAEGIVVAHRDFLPFNLKPNPSVLFVCIQADRPNHPYAQIHLVQNPEDEKISQPVPLWSSHYIPYWPQPELIPRNQARSDRFENVGYFGIRYNLAPELKAPSWEQQLNALGLRWQVVPPDRWNDYSDIDVVVAVRSFNYQGSYIWKPASKLVNAWHAGVPIILGRESAYQFLRQNELDYLEADSLTDLVSALKRLRDDKELRHAIVENGRVRAETTQPAKLVAQWRDFLTNVATPAYQHWRTASSLSRQIFLQRRFFVIKMDGVKRRLGDLVSYTPKDNNWN